A single window of Candidatus Methylomirabilota bacterium DNA harbors:
- a CDS encoding response regulator, with product MGERVGASGGPLILVADDDPMIREFVCEVLAEAGFRTLDANDGEEAAERAMEYQPAAIIMDVMMPNMDGYTTLTRLRGHPATKQIPVIVLTGQAEPVYRTLSAGVGATAHLTKPFLPHELTDILRQVLAERSP from the coding sequence GTGGGCGAGCGGGTAGGGGCGTCCGGAGGGCCGCTCATCCTGGTGGCCGACGACGATCCGATGATCCGCGAGTTCGTGTGCGAGGTGCTGGCCGAGGCGGGGTTTCGCACGCTGGACGCGAACGATGGCGAGGAGGCGGCCGAGCGGGCCATGGAGTACCAGCCCGCCGCCATCATCATGGACGTCATGATGCCGAACATGGATGGCTACACCACGCTCACCCGCCTCCGCGGTCACCCGGCGACCAAGCAGATCCCGGTCATCGTCCTCACCGGCCAGGCCGAGCCCGTGTACCGCACCCTCAGCGCCGGGGTCGGGGCCACGGCCCACCTGACCAAGCCGTTCTTGCCGCATGAGCTCACCGATATCCTGCGGCAGGTCCTCGCCGAGCGATCACCGTGA